From a single Paraburkholderia sp. D15 genomic region:
- a CDS encoding GNAT family N-acetyltransferase yields MNLITPHVAEPIAARDLTSQPAGRAPALVRELTAVDRERLLTHFLALGEDDRLLRFGQIVPNHVIENYVRAIDFTRDTVFGVFDNQLQLTGVGHLAYLPAEGDKRTAEFGVSVLESVRGQGIGSKLFERAAIRSRNTHVTTLYVHCLSRNTTMMHIAKKAGMKIEYAYGEADAYLTLEPADQSSIIAEMLQEQAAVFDYAMKRQARQASKLFESFMPTAAAA; encoded by the coding sequence ATGAACTTGATTACACCCCACGTTGCCGAGCCGATCGCCGCGCGCGATCTGACATCGCAGCCTGCCGGTCGTGCGCCTGCTCTGGTCCGCGAACTCACCGCGGTCGACCGCGAGCGGCTGTTGACCCACTTTCTCGCTCTCGGCGAAGACGACCGCCTGCTGCGCTTCGGCCAGATCGTGCCGAACCACGTGATCGAAAACTACGTCCGCGCGATCGACTTCACGCGCGATACGGTGTTCGGCGTGTTCGACAACCAGTTGCAACTCACAGGCGTCGGTCATCTGGCGTATCTGCCGGCCGAGGGCGACAAGCGCACCGCCGAATTCGGCGTGTCGGTACTGGAAAGCGTGCGGGGGCAAGGCATCGGTTCGAAGCTGTTCGAGCGCGCCGCCATCCGCAGCCGCAATACGCATGTCACCACGCTTTACGTGCATTGCCTGTCGCGCAACACGACCATGATGCACATCGCGAAGAAGGCGGGCATGAAGATCGAATACGCGTATGGCGAAGCCGACGCTTATCTGACGCTGGAGCCGGCGGATCAATCGAGCATCATCGCCGAGATGCTGCAGGAGCAGGCCGCCGTATTCGACTATGCGATGAAGCGTCAGGCACGCCAGGCCTCGAAGCTGTTCGAATCGTTCATGCCGACGGCCGCGGCGGCCTGA
- the hppD gene encoding 4-hydroxyphenylpyruvate dioxygenase, which translates to MQVPTWDNPVGTDGFEFIEYTAPDPVALGKLFEQMGFTAVARHRHKNVTLYRQGEINFIVNGEKDSFAQRFTRLHGPSICAIAFRVQDAAKAYQQALEKGAWGFDNKTGPMELNIPAIKGIGDSLIYFVDRWRGKNGAEPNSIGNIDIYDVDFEPIAGANPNPVGHGLTYIDHLTHNVHRGRMQEWAEFYEQLFNFREVRYFDIEGKVTGVKSKAMTSPCGKIRIPINEEGSETAGQIQEYLDAYRGEGIQHIALGSNDIYTTVDGLRASNISLLDTIDTYYELVNRRVPNHGEPLDELRKRKILIDGAPDDLLLQIFTENQIGPIFFEIIQRKGNQGFGEGNFKALFESIELDQIRRGVVQDKA; encoded by the coding sequence ATGCAGGTTCCAACTTGGGACAACCCCGTCGGCACCGACGGTTTCGAGTTCATCGAATACACCGCTCCGGATCCGGTTGCGCTCGGCAAACTGTTCGAGCAGATGGGCTTCACCGCCGTCGCCCGGCATCGTCATAAGAACGTGACGCTGTATCGCCAGGGCGAGATCAACTTCATCGTCAACGGCGAGAAGGACTCGTTCGCGCAGCGCTTCACGCGGCTGCACGGCCCGTCGATCTGCGCGATTGCGTTCCGCGTGCAGGACGCCGCGAAGGCCTATCAGCAAGCGCTCGAAAAAGGCGCCTGGGGCTTCGACAACAAGACGGGCCCGATGGAATTGAACATTCCGGCGATCAAGGGCATCGGCGATTCGCTGATCTATTTCGTCGACCGTTGGCGCGGCAAGAACGGCGCGGAGCCGAACAGCATCGGCAACATCGATATCTACGATGTCGACTTCGAACCGATTGCAGGCGCGAACCCGAATCCGGTCGGCCACGGCCTCACCTATATCGATCACCTGACGCACAACGTCCATCGCGGCCGCATGCAGGAATGGGCCGAGTTCTACGAGCAGCTGTTCAATTTCCGCGAAGTGCGGTACTTCGATATCGAAGGCAAGGTGACCGGCGTGAAGTCGAAGGCGATGACCTCGCCGTGCGGCAAGATCCGTATTCCGATCAACGAGGAAGGTTCGGAAACCGCCGGCCAGATTCAGGAATACCTGGACGCGTATCGCGGCGAAGGCATCCAGCACATCGCGCTCGGCAGCAACGACATCTACACGACGGTGGACGGCCTGCGCGCGTCGAACATTTCGCTGCTCGACACGATCGACACGTACTACGAGTTGGTGAACCGCCGCGTGCCGAACCACGGCGAACCGCTCGACGAGCTGCGCAAACGCAAGATCCTGATCGACGGCGCGCCGGACGATCTGCTGCTGCAGATCTTCACCGAAAACCAGATCGGCCCGATCTTCTTCGAGATCATTCAACGCAAGGGCAATCAGGGCTTCGGCGAAGGCAACTTCAAGGCGCTGTTCGAATCGATCGAACTGGATCA
- a CDS encoding Lrp/AsnC family transcriptional regulator yields the protein MSNIEMDAIDRRILAILQENGRLSNQEIAERVNLSPSPCLRRIRRLEESGVIRGYVALLDAQRLGLDLLAYVNVRLEKRGGPTFSPRGDATHADLFRAAVQTWPEVVACHAMTGDMDYLLRVQVEDMAHFSRFVEDQLLHHPSVIDVKTSFSLNTIKETTALPIL from the coding sequence ATGTCTAATATCGAGATGGACGCCATCGACCGGCGCATTCTGGCCATCCTGCAGGAGAACGGACGGCTGTCGAATCAGGAGATCGCCGAGCGTGTGAACCTGTCGCCGAGCCCGTGTCTGCGGCGGATTCGGCGGCTGGAGGAGAGCGGCGTGATTCGCGGCTACGTCGCGCTGCTCGATGCGCAGCGGCTTGGGCTCGATCTGCTGGCCTATGTGAACGTGAGGCTGGAAAAGCGCGGCGGCCCGACGTTCAGTCCACGTGGTGACGCAACGCACGCGGATCTGTTTCGCGCAGCGGTGCAGACGTGGCCGGAAGTCGTTGCATGTCACGCGATGACCGGCGACATGGATTACCTGCTGCGCGTGCAGGTGGAGGACATGGCGCACTTTTCCCGCTTCGTGGAGGATCAGTTGCTGCACCACCCGTCGGTGATCGACGTGAAGACGAGTTTCTCGCTCAACACGATCAAGGAAACGACCGCGCTGCCGATTTTGTGA
- a CDS encoding TetR/AcrR family transcriptional regulator, whose translation MARTRAPDHETQREQILELAAAKFAQTSYPSTSMADLAAASGTSKARLYHYYASKEAILFDLLDRYTKRLMLIIAEVEGASQRRGLTERETFAELIRAFLSEYETSHSRHVALLNDVKYLVDTQREVILNRQRDVVAAFARQLARAYPERATRENQTALTMMVFGMINWTFTWLKPDGRMGYREFAEQVVGMVDHGLSAKPV comes from the coding sequence ATGGCCCGCACCCGAGCGCCCGATCACGAAACCCAGCGCGAGCAGATTCTCGAACTCGCCGCGGCGAAATTCGCGCAGACCAGCTATCCGAGCACGTCGATGGCGGATCTGGCCGCCGCGAGCGGTACCTCGAAAGCGCGGCTCTACCACTACTACGCGAGCAAGGAAGCGATCCTGTTCGATCTGCTCGACCGCTACACGAAGCGGCTGATGCTGATCATCGCCGAGGTGGAAGGCGCGAGTCAGCGTCGCGGTCTGACGGAGCGGGAAACTTTCGCCGAGCTGATCCGCGCGTTTCTGTCCGAGTACGAGACGTCGCATAGCCGGCACGTCGCGCTGCTGAACGACGTGAAGTATCTGGTCGACACCCAGCGCGAAGTGATCCTGAACCGGCAGCGCGACGTCGTCGCGGCCTTTGCGCGGCAACTGGCGCGCGCGTATCCGGAGCGCGCAACCCGCGAAAACCAGACTGCGCTCACGATGATGGTGTTCGGCATGATCAACTGGACCTTCACCTGGCTCAAGCCGGACGGGCGCATGGGCTACCGTGAATTCGCGGAGCAGGTGGTTGGCATGGTCGATCACGGACTGAGCGCGAAACCCGTTTGA